A window from Telopea speciosissima isolate NSW1024214 ecotype Mountain lineage chromosome 8, Tspe_v1, whole genome shotgun sequence encodes these proteins:
- the LOC122672485 gene encoding desiccation-related protein PCC13-62: MAATSSSSCVFTFTILIITSLLLPIISSISLPISQQPQDSIPKSDLDLLEFPLNLEYLEAEFFLWGALGYGLDKIAPNLTMGGPPPIGTKKANLSPFVRDIITQFAFQEVGHLRAIKKTVPGFPRPLLDLSVTSFAKIMDKAIGHSLQPPFDPYANGLNFLIASYLVPYVGLTGYVGANPNLIAQPSKGLVAGLLGVESAQDAVIRTLLYEHATEIVEPYKITVAEFTRKISELRNQLGHAGIKDEGIVVPTKLGAEGKISGNAIAGNEYSIAYGRTPEEILRIVYGSGDEHVPGGFYPKGGDGSIANSYLHNP; this comes from the exons ATGGCggctacttcttcttcttcttgtgtcTTCACCTTCACTATCCTGATCATcacctctcttctcctccctatAATCTCTTCCATTTCCCTTCCAATCTCACAACAACCTCAAGATTCTATCCCTAAATCTGATTTAGATCTTCTTGAGTTTCCTCTAAATTTAGAGTACTTAGAAGCTGAATTCTTCCTGTGGGGAGCCTTGGGATATGGGTTAGATAAAATAGCTCCTAACTTAACCATGGGAGGCCCACCACCAATCGGCACAAAGAAGGCAAATCTTAGCCCTTTCGTTAGGGATATCATCACCCAATTTGCATTCCAAGAGGTTGGACATTTAAG GGCCATTAAGAAAACAGTTCCAGGATTCCCAAGGCCACTCTTGGACTTGAGTGTGACATCCTTTGCTAAGATCATGGATAAGGCTATTGGACATAGTTTGCAACCACCATTTGATCCTTACGCCAATGGACTCAACTTCCTAATTGCTTCATACCTTGTTCCTTATGTTGGACTCACTGGATATGTAGGAGCTAACCCTAATCTCATTGCGCAGCCTTCTAAAGGG CTTGTTGCTGGCCTTCTTGGTGTGGAATCAGCCCAAGATGCCGTAATTCGAACTTTGCTTTACGAACATGCTACTGAGATTGTGGAACCGTATAAAATCACAGTTGCAGAGTTCACCAGAAAGATTTCGGAACTAAGGAACCAGTTAGGGCATGCAGGCATAAAAGATGAAGGGATAGTTGTTCCTACCAAGTTGGGTGCAGAGGGAAAAATTTCTGGCAATGCAATTGCTGGCAATGAGTATTCTATTGCATATGGAAGGACTCCTGAAGAAATATTGAGGATTGTATATGGAAGTGGAGATGAGCACGTACCTGGTGGTTTCTATCCTAAAGGGGGTGATGGTAGCATTGCTAACTCTTATCTTCACAATCCTTAA